From a region of the Pseudomonadaceae bacterium SI-3 genome:
- a CDS encoding DUF4810 domain-containing protein, translating to MAGLLSAFLLTGCAGNQTPPLYHWDGYQQQVYEHFKHETGPQEQIAELEASLQKARSVDRSPPPGFHAHLGMLYAEIGKADQVRQQFETEKALFPESAAYMDFLMRNVAE from the coding sequence ATTGCCGGCCTATTGTCGGCCTTTTTGCTGACTGGTTGCGCAGGCAACCAGACCCCGCCGCTGTATCACTGGGACGGCTATCAACAGCAGGTCTACGAACACTTCAAACATGAAACCGGCCCGCAAGAGCAGATCGCGGAACTTGAGGCCAGCCTCCAGAAAGCACGCTCCGTAGACCGCTCCCCGCCGCCCGGTTTCCACGCACATCTAGGCATGCTCTACGCCGAGATCGGCAAAGCCGACCAGGTCCGCCAGCAATTCGAAACCGAAAAAGCCCTGTTCCCGGAGTCCGCTGCGTACATGGACTTCCTCATGCGCAACGTAGCGGAGTAA
- a CDS encoding ribokinase, whose protein sequence is MQRLTLLSLGSINADFQVRVDEPAGSRETQLAHDLCRLSGGKASNTAYLGARFGHRSLLLGRVGDDELAEQALEPLRKAGVEVDNVGRAAGQSTGVSMIMVPPDGKKNIVLATNANDCWDDAAIEAMAAAIDGCATPACLVLDYEVPAPVVRQALEAATRKGIQAVLDPSFPDRVEQALLPWLYAITPNVSEAEGLVGHSLDTLDQLANAARQLQRDGPAVVCIKLGDGGCVLTTADQTLHIPPGDVEPVDTTGAGDAFTGVFAVALLEGLEPREAAAWGVAAANLAVTGYGSQPAYADRQQVIELAQKLLEKARRLDG, encoded by the coding sequence ATGCAACGTCTCACCTTGCTGTCGCTGGGCAGCATCAACGCTGATTTCCAGGTGCGGGTCGACGAGCCTGCAGGCAGTCGCGAAACCCAGCTGGCCCATGACCTGTGTCGCCTGTCCGGCGGCAAGGCAAGCAATACGGCGTATCTCGGTGCGCGTTTCGGTCACCGCAGCCTGTTACTCGGCCGCGTCGGTGACGACGAGCTGGCCGAACAGGCACTCGAGCCGCTGCGTAAGGCTGGCGTTGAGGTGGATAACGTCGGGCGAGCCGCGGGTCAGTCCACTGGCGTGTCGATGATCATGGTGCCGCCGGATGGGAAGAAAAACATCGTCCTGGCGACTAATGCCAACGACTGCTGGGACGACGCGGCCATCGAAGCCATGGCCGCCGCCATCGACGGTTGCGCAACCCCCGCCTGCCTGGTGCTCGATTACGAAGTGCCAGCGCCGGTGGTACGCCAGGCGCTGGAAGCGGCGACTCGAAAGGGCATTCAGGCGGTGCTCGACCCGTCATTCCCCGACCGGGTGGAGCAAGCGCTGTTGCCCTGGCTGTACGCGATCACACCGAACGTCTCCGAAGCCGAAGGGCTGGTTGGCCATTCGCTCGACACCCTGGACCAGCTCGCGAATGCCGCGCGTCAACTGCAGCGCGACGGGCCTGCCGTGGTGTGCATCAAGCTCGGCGATGGCGGCTGCGTGCTGACGACCGCTGATCAGACCCTGCACATCCCGCCGGGCGACGTAGAACCGGTCGATACCACCGGCGCGGGCGATGCCTTTACCGGCGTGTTCGCCGTGGCTTTGCTTGAAGGCCTTGAGCCACGGGAGGCCGCCGCCTGGGGCGTGGCCGCGGCGAACCTTGCCGTCACGGGTTATGGCTCGCAGCCCGCGTATGCCGATCGGCAACAGGTGATCGAGCTGGCGCAAAAGCTGCTCGAGAAGGCGAGGAGGCTGGATGGCTGA
- a CDS encoding glycoside hydrolase family 65 protein produces the protein MAEPYTRCQIVFEHYDRGDERRREALLALGNGVLSWRASAPEASVTPRANDSEHYAGFYRAGWYDEAPREVNGDSVQMAALVNLPDPFGLSFALDDGDWFSLDRVDLQRYRQTLSLDTGVLERHLEFDLAEYRVRLLERRLVSMATPNLAVLRWELQLPPGLKLRLRTMLDGGVRNAGVRRNRAYEGRRLQHLAFDHDEKGAAALSAWLHDHRRRLAMATEIRTPEQPLQWRATLDDHRLIQQTDCTVPDSGRLIIEKCAVVLVDEERPATDEDARVEAQRQLPCDGYEQLEQASTEAWQRLWQGLALTADDPQLQHALHFHAFHLLQTVSPLSVGRDLGFPPRGWMEGYYGQVFWDELFAYPILATHWPKLARSLLDYRYARLDKARERARRAGLRGAMFPWRSARTGEEETPPWQCNPMSGRWMADHTRLQRHIGSAVAYDAWQLYLTTADEALLAGPVGELIIEVARFWASLAQFDASRQRYLICGVIGPDEYHNSYPDAAEPGLNNNTYTNLMAAWTLDRAQQVLALLSEPDAAALRQRLKVEPNEPEHWQTVAEGLYLPFVDDQLLSQFEGFDKLEAPSQEWLHGDRPRLDWMLEARHDSCDRYQLTKQADVLMAYHLLPRQTLQQILERLGYRHDMACTRHTVAYHLARITHESSLSKVVCAGALAGIDSEASWSYYQQALATDLGSPGNSGTQEGIHLGAMCGSLDVLQRHYLGVRLELDGLYIFPSPPPELQQIALSLVFRQARLHLQLADGSLWVRAAHENSGSVPLHYAQGRCQLGPGESLEIAIPPAQGRSATH, from the coding sequence ATGGCTGAGCCGTACACGCGGTGCCAGATCGTCTTCGAGCATTACGACCGCGGCGATGAGCGACGGCGCGAAGCCTTGCTCGCGCTGGGCAACGGAGTCTTGTCGTGGCGGGCCAGTGCGCCGGAAGCTTCGGTAACACCCCGTGCGAATGACAGCGAACACTACGCGGGTTTCTACCGCGCCGGCTGGTATGACGAGGCGCCGCGCGAGGTCAATGGTGACTCGGTGCAGATGGCCGCTCTGGTCAACTTGCCGGACCCCTTCGGTCTCAGCTTTGCGTTAGATGATGGCGATTGGTTCAGCCTCGATAGGGTCGACCTGCAGCGCTATCGGCAAACGCTGAGCCTGGACACCGGCGTGCTCGAACGGCACCTCGAATTCGATCTGGCTGAATATCGGGTGAGGTTGCTGGAACGTCGTCTGGTCAGCATGGCGACGCCCAATCTCGCCGTGCTGCGCTGGGAGCTGCAGTTGCCGCCCGGCCTCAAACTGCGCCTGCGGACAATGCTGGACGGTGGCGTACGCAACGCTGGGGTTCGCCGCAACCGTGCCTATGAAGGACGGCGATTGCAGCACCTTGCCTTCGACCATGACGAGAAGGGCGCGGCCGCACTCAGCGCCTGGCTGCACGACCATCGCCGCCGACTGGCGATGGCGACAGAGATCAGGACGCCCGAGCAACCCCTGCAATGGCGCGCCACCCTCGATGATCATCGGTTGATCCAGCAGACGGACTGCACCGTGCCGGACAGCGGCCGGCTGATCATCGAGAAGTGCGCGGTGGTGCTGGTCGACGAGGAACGACCCGCAACCGACGAGGATGCGCGTGTCGAGGCACAGCGACAGTTGCCATGTGACGGTTATGAGCAGTTGGAACAGGCGAGCACCGAAGCCTGGCAAAGGCTGTGGCAGGGGCTCGCGCTCACTGCGGACGATCCGCAGCTGCAGCATGCGCTGCACTTTCATGCCTTTCACCTGCTGCAGACCGTGTCGCCACTCAGCGTTGGGCGTGACCTTGGCTTTCCGCCTCGGGGTTGGATGGAAGGCTATTACGGCCAGGTATTCTGGGACGAGCTGTTCGCCTATCCGATACTCGCGACCCATTGGCCCAAACTCGCGAGAAGCCTGCTCGATTACCGTTATGCGCGCCTCGACAAGGCCCGCGAACGGGCCCGTCGCGCCGGGCTGCGGGGGGCCATGTTCCCCTGGCGCAGCGCACGCACTGGAGAAGAGGAGACGCCGCCTTGGCAGTGCAACCCGATGTCCGGTCGCTGGATGGCCGACCACACCCGCCTGCAGCGGCATATCGGCTCGGCCGTGGCGTACGACGCCTGGCAGCTGTATCTGACCACCGCTGACGAGGCGTTGCTGGCCGGGCCGGTCGGTGAGTTGATCATTGAAGTGGCGCGTTTCTGGGCCAGCCTGGCGCAGTTCGATGCGTCGCGGCAGCGCTATCTGATCTGCGGTGTGATTGGCCCTGACGAATATCACAACAGCTACCCGGACGCGGCAGAGCCGGGGTTGAACAACAACACTTACACCAATCTGATGGCGGCCTGGACGCTCGACCGCGCGCAGCAGGTGCTGGCGTTGCTCAGCGAGCCCGATGCAGCCGCGCTCCGGCAACGACTGAAGGTGGAGCCGAACGAGCCGGAACACTGGCAAACGGTCGCTGAAGGGCTTTACCTGCCCTTCGTCGACGATCAATTGCTCAGTCAGTTCGAAGGTTTCGACAAGCTGGAAGCGCCATCGCAGGAGTGGTTGCACGGCGACCGGCCGCGCTTGGACTGGATGCTCGAAGCGCGGCATGACAGCTGTGATCGCTACCAGCTGACCAAACAGGCCGATGTGCTGATGGCCTATCACCTGCTACCCCGGCAGACACTGCAGCAGATCCTCGAGCGTCTGGGTTACCGGCATGACATGGCCTGCACACGCCACACCGTCGCCTATCACCTCGCCCGCATCACCCATGAGTCGAGTTTGTCGAAGGTCGTCTGCGCCGGTGCGCTGGCGGGTATCGACAGCGAGGCGTCCTGGTCCTACTACCAGCAGGCCCTGGCCACCGATCTGGGTTCGCCAGGCAACAGCGGCACTCAGGAAGGCATCCATCTCGGCGCCATGTGTGGCTCGCTCGACGTGTTGCAGCGCCATTACCTCGGGGTTCGTCTGGAGCTTGATGGCCTGTACATCTTTCCCTCGCCACCGCCGGAGCTGCAGCAGATAGCGCTGTCGCTGGTGTTCCGGCAGGCGCGCCTGCATCTGCAACTGGCTGACGGCTCGCTGTGGGTTCGCGCCGCCCATGAAAACTCGGGTTCGGTGCCGCTGCACTATGCTCAAGGCAGGTGCCAGCTGGGGCCGGGCGAGTCGCTCGAGATCGCCATCCCGCCGGCGCAGGGTCGCTCGGCAACGCATTGA
- a CDS encoding sodium:proton antiporter — MMEVGSARRWLDGLGWVVIYALVWALFSEGGGWSLGVPTILLAAGLSVWLGLRPWHPSLRALPGFVGFFLGRMAAGAWDVAVRAVHPRRPLQPAWLDYPIASRSPQVRLVLSALVGLLPGTLASRVEGDQMRVHVLDERQPWKPTVSELEQRLEQLLVRGRSH; from the coding sequence ATGATGGAGGTCGGAAGCGCTCGCCGATGGCTGGATGGGTTGGGCTGGGTGGTGATCTATGCGTTGGTCTGGGCACTCTTCAGCGAAGGTGGCGGATGGTCGCTGGGCGTACCGACCATCCTGTTGGCCGCAGGGCTTTCAGTCTGGTTAGGGTTGCGGCCCTGGCACCCGTCGCTGCGGGCGCTGCCTGGGTTTGTCGGTTTCTTTCTCGGCAGGATGGCCGCTGGTGCCTGGGATGTGGCCGTGCGTGCGGTTCATCCACGCCGTCCGCTGCAGCCCGCGTGGCTCGACTACCCGATTGCCAGCCGTTCGCCTCAGGTGCGGCTGGTGCTCTCTGCGCTGGTCGGCCTGCTGCCCGGCACCCTGGCCTCGCGGGTGGAGGGAGACCAGATGCGTGTGCATGTGCTTGATGAGCGCCAACCGTGGAAACCCACCGTGAGCGAACTCGAACAGCGACTTGAGCAGCTGCTGGTGCGGGGGCGCTCGCATTGA
- a CDS encoding portal protein has protein sequence MAVYASLLLLTIIIGLGRVVLGPGRVDRLLAIQLFGTTGTALLLVLAQWQHQPALRDVALLLGLLAAVASAALVQLLRRGRHD, from the coding sequence ATGGCGGTGTACGCGTCCCTGCTGCTGCTCACCATCATCATTGGGCTCGGCCGCGTGGTGTTGGGGCCGGGTCGGGTGGATCGGCTGCTGGCGATCCAGCTGTTCGGCACCACCGGCACGGCCTTGCTGTTGGTGCTTGCTCAATGGCAACACCAACCGGCGCTACGTGACGTGGCGCTGCTGCTGGGGTTACTCGCAGCGGTCGCAAGCGCCGCGCTGGTGCAATTGCTGCGCAGGGGCCGACATGACTGA
- a CDS encoding cation:proton antiporter: MTELLLDGLSWLLLIGGLLFFVAGSIGLLRFPDTVSRLHALTKADTLGLGLVIAGLSLRADSLWEVGQMVLIWLLLLASSATACQLLARQAGEEPRDD; the protein is encoded by the coding sequence ATGACTGAGCTGCTGCTGGATGGCCTCAGCTGGCTGCTGCTGATTGGCGGCCTGCTGTTTTTCGTGGCGGGCAGTATCGGTCTGCTGCGCTTTCCCGACACCGTCAGCCGTCTGCATGCGTTAACCAAAGCGGACACCCTGGGCCTCGGGCTGGTGATTGCCGGCCTCTCGCTGCGTGCCGACAGCCTCTGGGAGGTCGGGCAGATGGTGCTGATCTGGCTGTTGCTGCTGGCCTCCAGCGCCACCGCCTGCCAGTTGCTGGCGCGACAGGCAGGTGAGGAGCCACGCGATGACTGA
- a CDS encoding sodium:proton antiporter, which produces MTEWLFDGVLGLLLLGLAFGALHGRNLYTSVLLFIAFGLALALVWARLGAADLALAEAAIGAGLTGVLLFTALARQPGPADLPDATGTRLRLGAAAVVLPMLILLVQGLAPLSEIEPRMPALITRHLDETGVSHPVTAVLLNYRAWDTLLELAVLLLALLGARQLGPRPLDLAEPWPLLRAWARVLAPLLVLAAGYILWRGASAPGGAFQAGALLASGVVLLRLSGLVPRLRWSFTPLRLLVLGGLLVFIGVALMTAWLGEGWLTYPRGAAKLLIVLIESVATLSIAASLSLLVVGEGEDVSS; this is translated from the coding sequence ATGACTGAATGGCTGTTCGACGGCGTGCTTGGCCTGCTCCTGTTGGGGCTCGCCTTTGGCGCGCTGCATGGTCGCAACCTCTACACCAGCGTGCTGCTGTTCATCGCCTTCGGCCTCGCGCTGGCGTTGGTCTGGGCGCGCCTGGGCGCAGCGGACCTGGCGTTGGCCGAAGCGGCGATTGGCGCCGGGCTGACGGGCGTTCTGCTGTTCACCGCACTGGCGCGCCAGCCCGGGCCGGCGGATCTGCCAGATGCCACCGGTACGCGACTGCGCCTGGGCGCCGCGGCTGTGGTGCTGCCAATGCTGATCCTGCTGGTGCAAGGGCTGGCGCCACTGAGCGAGATAGAGCCGCGTATGCCGGCGCTGATCACACGGCATCTGGATGAGACCGGTGTCAGCCACCCGGTAACCGCCGTGCTGCTGAACTACCGCGCCTGGGACACGCTGCTGGAACTGGCCGTCCTGCTGCTGGCGCTGCTTGGTGCTCGGCAACTGGGGCCGCGACCGCTGGATCTGGCGGAGCCCTGGCCGCTTCTACGAGCCTGGGCGCGGGTGCTGGCCCCGCTGCTGGTGCTGGCTGCCGGCTACATTCTTTGGCGCGGAGCCAGTGCGCCAGGTGGCGCCTTTCAGGCTGGGGCGCTACTGGCCTCGGGTGTGGTGCTACTGCGCTTGTCGGGCTTGGTGCCACGGTTGCGCTGGTCATTCACGCCGTTGCGCTTGTTGGTGCTGGGCGGCCTGCTGGTGTTTATCGGTGTTGCGTTGATGACCGCCTGGCTGGGCGAGGGCTGGCTGACTTACCCACGCGGGGCGGCCAAGCTGCTCATCGTCCTGATCGAGAGCGTAGCGACCCTGTCGATCGCTGCGAGCCTCAGCCTGCTGGTGGTGGGTGAAGGGGAGGATGTCTCCTCATGA
- a CDS encoding NADH:quinone oxidoreductase, with the protein MSSSLFWMIIGATLWLLGLHGLLTLRQALRRIIAFNLMGSGVFLVMIALAARSQPSDPLLIALVVTGLVVAVSATALALRLAGVAQGQEHSKGQQEPRQ; encoded by the coding sequence ATGAGCAGCAGCCTGTTCTGGATGATCATCGGTGCCACGCTCTGGTTACTGGGCCTGCACGGCCTGCTGACATTGCGTCAGGCACTGCGCCGGATCATCGCCTTCAACCTGATGGGCAGTGGTGTGTTTCTGGTGATGATTGCCCTGGCGGCGCGCAGCCAGCCGAGCGATCCGCTGCTGATAGCACTGGTGGTGACCGGGCTGGTGGTGGCGGTCAGCGCCACCGCCCTGGCGTTGCGGTTGGCCGGCGTGGCGCAAGGCCAAGAGCACTCAAAGGGCCAGCAGGAGCCGCGACAATGA
- a CDS encoding NADH-quinone oxidoreductase subunit J, giving the protein MNAALLSLSLPLLAALLLVLLRPARSGLCVILMSAASLIAAAFALQQAISLGPQLLQIGGWETPLAIRFQLTPLTALLMVFTAGLHLLVALYAARSPHATGNEDYWPLSCLLHASLVALWLSADLFNLYVTLELLSLCAVALVALAGRKAYRPAFNYLMLSLAGSLAYLFGVALFYGRYGVLDVLVLAELTEADNTTRLALLLMSVGLMLKAALWPLHLWLPPAHSGAPTAVSALLSALVVKGPIYILWLIWSQIAPPELGRQAGFLFAGAGILALISGGWSALRAPRLKMLVAYSTVAQLGYALLALGLLLHWQEPRMEAALWLFILAHGLAKVSMFLAAGELQRVLGTRRVRALKGASQNMPVAMATFAVAGGSLIGLPPSGGFLAKWLLLQPLFEQPQHWPWAFGVLLGTLMSAAYVFRVVALGFDRARPNPPSVKPDPVAQWLAMLPALLVLSLALISEPLLLWLDGVAR; this is encoded by the coding sequence ATGAATGCGGCGTTGCTGAGCCTGTCCCTACCGCTGCTTGCAGCTCTGCTGCTGGTGTTGCTGCGGCCGGCTCGCAGTGGCCTCTGCGTGATCTTGATGAGCGCCGCCAGCCTGATTGCCGCGGCGTTTGCCTTGCAGCAGGCGATCAGCCTCGGGCCGCAGCTGTTGCAGATCGGCGGTTGGGAGACACCGTTGGCGATCCGATTCCAGCTGACCCCGCTCACCGCGCTGCTGATGGTCTTTACCGCCGGCCTGCATCTGCTGGTCGCGCTCTACGCAGCGCGCAGCCCGCACGCCACTGGCAACGAGGATTACTGGCCGTTGTCCTGCCTGTTGCATGCGTCGCTGGTCGCACTGTGGCTATCGGCGGACCTGTTCAACCTGTACGTCACGCTTGAATTGCTGAGCCTCTGTGCCGTGGCGCTAGTGGCACTGGCCGGGCGCAAGGCCTATCGACCGGCCTTCAACTACCTGATGCTGTCGCTGGCGGGGTCGCTCGCTTACCTGTTCGGCGTGGCGTTGTTCTATGGCCGCTACGGCGTGCTCGATGTGCTGGTGCTGGCCGAGCTGACCGAGGCCGACAACACGACCCGGCTGGCGCTGCTGCTGATGAGTGTCGGGCTGATGCTCAAGGCGGCATTGTGGCCGCTGCACCTGTGGCTGCCCCCGGCGCATTCCGGCGCACCGACGGCGGTCAGCGCCTTGCTCTCCGCGCTGGTGGTCAAGGGACCGATCTATATCCTGTGGCTGATCTGGAGCCAGATCGCGCCACCGGAGCTGGGGCGTCAGGCCGGGTTTCTATTCGCCGGGGCCGGCATCCTGGCGTTGATATCTGGCGGCTGGTCGGCGCTGCGCGCGCCGCGCCTGAAAATGCTGGTGGCCTATTCAACGGTTGCGCAGCTGGGCTATGCGCTGTTGGCGCTCGGCCTGCTGCTGCACTGGCAGGAGCCGCGAATGGAGGCAGCGTTGTGGCTGTTCATCCTGGCGCATGGGCTGGCCAAGGTGTCGATGTTCCTGGCTGCCGGTGAGCTGCAGCGGGTGCTGGGTACGCGTCGGGTACGTGCGTTGAAAGGGGCCAGCCAGAACATGCCGGTGGCCATGGCGACCTTCGCTGTCGCCGGTGGCAGCCTGATTGGTCTGCCGCCCAGTGGAGGCTTTCTTGCCAAGTGGCTGTTGCTGCAGCCGCTGTTCGAGCAACCGCAGCACTGGCCATGGGCTTTTGGTGTGCTGCTCGGCACGCTGATGTCGGCGGCCTATGTGTTCCGTGTGGTGGCGCTGGGCTTCGATCGTGCACGGCCCAACCCACCCAGCGTCAAGCCTGATCCCGTTGCGCAATGGCTGGCGATGCTGCCGGCGCTATTGGTGCTCAGCCTGGCGCTGATCAGCGAGCCCTTGCTGCTCTGGCTCGATGGGGTGGCACGATGA
- a CDS encoding proton-conducting membrane transporter has product MNWTHWLPLAIVLSSLVPGLLIFTLHEDQHRLRVTLNLCGVVIKLLLVVAMIYGVSKGLEFRFSLPFLPGAPLVLQGDALSLLFVALSSVLWLATTIYAIGYLENSPLQSRFFGYFSLCVSATVGLALAGNLVSFLLFYEMLTLATFPLVVHRGTPEALRAGRVYLAYTVGGGALVLMGVALLHGLAGGQDFQPGGYLLPAVGEHDLALRVAFVLLVAGLGVKAALIPLHGWLPKAMVAPAPVSALLHAVAVVKAGAFGIIRVVYDVYGAEAMGQLDMAGPLLWLAAATILYGSMRALQQQELKKRLAYSTISQVSYVTLGVALLGPIAAVGGLVHLVHQGLMKVTLFYCAGNFAETLGIHRVREMDGVGRRMPLTMTAFSIGALGMIGIPPIAGFVSKWALGMGALEVGQDWVLLVLMGSALLNAGYFLPLLWRGWFAEPADWHEDNWREERWETHWMLLLPAIFTAFLSVLVGVLAGTALSPLGWAQLIVNREFEI; this is encoded by the coding sequence ATGAACTGGACCCATTGGTTACCGCTGGCCATCGTGCTCAGCTCGCTGGTGCCGGGCCTTCTGATCTTCACCCTGCACGAAGACCAGCATCGGTTGCGGGTCACGCTCAACCTCTGTGGCGTGGTGATCAAGCTGTTGCTGGTGGTGGCGATGATCTATGGCGTGAGCAAAGGCCTGGAGTTTCGCTTCAGTCTGCCATTCCTTCCCGGCGCGCCGCTGGTGCTGCAGGGCGATGCGTTGTCGCTGTTGTTCGTCGCACTGTCGTCGGTGCTGTGGCTGGCCACTACCATTTACGCCATTGGCTACCTTGAAAATTCTCCGTTGCAGTCGCGCTTCTTCGGTTACTTCAGCCTTTGCGTGAGCGCCACCGTAGGCCTCGCGCTGGCGGGCAATCTGGTCAGCTTTCTGTTGTTCTACGAGATGCTGACCTTGGCGACATTCCCGCTGGTGGTGCATCGCGGTACGCCCGAAGCGCTGCGCGCCGGGCGCGTCTATCTGGCCTACACCGTGGGCGGTGGTGCATTGGTATTGATGGGCGTGGCGCTGCTGCATGGCCTGGCTGGCGGGCAGGACTTCCAGCCGGGCGGCTACTTGCTGCCGGCGGTGGGCGAGCACGACCTGGCATTGCGCGTCGCCTTCGTCCTGCTGGTCGCTGGGCTTGGGGTCAAGGCGGCGCTGATTCCGCTGCATGGCTGGCTGCCAAAGGCGATGGTGGCTCCGGCGCCCGTCAGCGCGCTGCTGCATGCGGTGGCCGTGGTCAAGGCCGGCGCGTTCGGGATTATCCGGGTGGTCTATGACGTCTATGGCGCCGAGGCGATGGGTCAACTGGACATGGCCGGGCCGCTGCTCTGGCTGGCCGCGGCAACGATCCTCTATGGCTCGATGCGCGCTCTGCAGCAGCAGGAGCTGAAGAAGCGCCTGGCCTACTCGACCATCAGTCAGGTGTCCTACGTGACGCTTGGCGTTGCGCTGCTCGGGCCGATTGCGGCGGTCGGTGGGCTGGTGCATCTGGTCCATCAGGGGCTGATGAAGGTCACGCTGTTCTATTGCGCGGGCAATTTCGCCGAAACCCTTGGCATCCATCGTGTTCGCGAAATGGACGGCGTCGGCCGGCGCATGCCGCTGACCATGACTGCGTTCAGTATCGGTGCGCTGGGCATGATTGGCATTCCGCCGATCGCTGGCTTCGTTAGCAAGTGGGCGCTGGGCATGGGCGCGCTGGAAGTCGGGCAGGATTGGGTGCTGCTGGTGTTGATGGGCTCGGCGCTGCTCAACGCCGGCTATTTCCTGCCGCTCCTTTGGCGTGGCTGGTTCGCCGAACCGGCTGACTGGCACGAAGACAACTGGCGCGAGGAGCGCTGGGAAACCCACTGGATGTTGTTGCTCCCCGCGATCTTCACCGCCTTTTTGTCAGTGCTGGTGGGCGTGCTGGCCGGCACGGCGTTGAGCCCGCTGGGCTGGGCGCAATTGATCGTCAATCGGGAGTTCGAGATATGA
- a CDS encoding sodium:proton antiporter — protein MSGAWLWMLVPLAPLLAAGCLAIWRERAIGWLWLACIPALALVAQPVPLLELPMLWDGVRWGASDDLSRVWLGFTALLWGCASVFASSSQKDDAHRLRFWTFWLLALAGNLMLIISTDALSFYLGFSAMSLAAYGLIVHRRGPGPRRAGRLYLQLAICGEMALLAGLMLRSHDADGDFSFAAWQTLPMDGLTLVLLLAGLGLKAGFWPLHVWLPLAHPAAPAPASAVLSGAMLKAGLLGIWRCLPESDPLLSSWADVLLAMGIFGAVYPALLGLAARKAKAVLAYSSVSQMGYLVMLLALAWRHPEQLQAMTVVLMLYGVHHGLAKGALFLAAGLIHAGRLPRIGWAILALPALAIVGLPLTSGGAVKTALKDVWHAGEFEGWLVWLSLSSLTTALLLIRALWLLRQDARDAPANRPPLPQLLPWALLSISSLLLPWLWPALREPMLHGLYPGGIWAALWPLLLASVLAGVALKRGWKVPARLANLPNPALTLSLRLRRLVLRPPMAVPTLHPNTSRWRQRERRWNRFWSTGALTMSAWLLAALLWLGWLW, from the coding sequence ATGAGCGGCGCCTGGCTCTGGATGTTGGTGCCGCTCGCGCCACTTCTGGCCGCGGGCTGCCTGGCCATCTGGCGCGAACGGGCCATCGGCTGGCTATGGCTGGCCTGTATTCCAGCGCTGGCGCTGGTTGCTCAGCCCGTTCCCTTGCTCGAGCTGCCGATGCTCTGGGATGGCGTGCGCTGGGGTGCCAGTGATGACCTCAGCCGTGTCTGGCTGGGCTTCACCGCGCTGCTGTGGGGCTGTGCAAGCGTGTTCGCCAGCAGCAGCCAGAAGGATGACGCTCATCGGCTTCGCTTCTGGACCTTTTGGCTGCTGGCGCTGGCCGGCAACCTGATGTTGATCATTTCGACCGACGCGTTGAGTTTCTATCTGGGTTTCAGCGCCATGAGCCTCGCCGCGTATGGGTTGATCGTGCATCGGCGTGGGCCCGGCCCCCGTCGCGCCGGACGGCTGTACCTGCAACTGGCCATCTGCGGCGAAATGGCTTTGCTCGCTGGGCTGATGCTGCGCAGCCACGACGCGGACGGCGATTTCTCCTTCGCTGCCTGGCAAACGCTGCCCATGGATGGCCTGACGCTGGTCCTGTTGCTGGCGGGACTGGGGCTCAAGGCCGGTTTCTGGCCACTGCACGTCTGGCTACCCCTGGCCCATCCGGCAGCACCTGCACCGGCCAGCGCGGTACTGTCCGGGGCGATGCTCAAGGCCGGTCTGCTGGGCATTTGGCGATGCTTGCCAGAAAGCGATCCGTTGCTGTCGAGCTGGGCGGACGTGTTGCTCGCCATGGGCATCTTCGGCGCCGTTTACCCGGCACTGCTCGGGCTCGCGGCAAGAAAGGCCAAAGCGGTGCTGGCCTATTCATCGGTCAGTCAGATGGGCTATCTGGTGATGCTGCTGGCGCTGGCTTGGCGACATCCCGAGCAACTTCAGGCGATGACCGTCGTGCTGATGCTCTACGGCGTCCATCACGGCCTGGCCAAGGGGGCGTTGTTTCTCGCGGCGGGCTTGATCCATGCCGGTCGTCTTCCGCGCATCGGCTGGGCGATTTTGGCACTGCCGGCCCTGGCGATCGTGGGGTTGCCGCTGACCAGCGGCGGGGCAGTCAAGACAGCGTTGAAAGACGTCTGGCATGCCGGTGAGTTTGAAGGTTGGCTGGTCTGGCTGAGCCTCAGCAGCCTGACTACCGCCCTGCTTTTGATTCGCGCGCTGTGGTTGCTACGCCAGGATGCCCGCGATGCGCCCGCGAACCGTCCACCGCTACCTCAGTTGTTGCCCTGGGCGTTGCTCAGCATCAGCTCGTTACTCTTGCCCTGGCTGTGGCCCGCCCTGCGCGAGCCGATGCTGCATGGCCTTTATCCTGGGGGCATCTGGGCCGCACTATGGCCGCTACTGCTGGCGTCGGTTTTGGCTGGCGTGGCCTTGAAAAGGGGCTGGAAGGTTCCGGCACGCCTGGCGAATCTACCCAACCCGGCGCTGACGCTCTCGCTGCGACTCCGGCGTCTGGTATTACGCCCACCGATGGCCGTTCCAACCCTCCATCCGAACACCTCGCGCTGGCGGCAACGGGAGCGCCGCTGGAACCGCTTCTGGAGCACCGGCGCACTCACCATGAGCGCCTGGTTGCTGGCCGCTTTGCTGTGGTTGGGTTGGTTGTGGTGA